The Corylus avellana chromosome ca11, CavTom2PMs-1.0 genome contains the following window.
gtttttttttttttttttatgaaaaaatattttgacatgaGATAAAAGGGGAAAAGTGTTATAGATGTGTtttcacttaaaatatatatatatttttctaaaacacacctatttatttaaataaataaaaactaaatgtaAAACTGACtctttacttataattttttttgttgaaaaaaaaataagagtgaTCAAGTGATTACTGGAAAATAAATCATTGGcttatcaaattatttattaaGCTGTGAAAAAGAATCAACAAAAGACATTAACGAATTCATCATATATTACGTCGAGCAATACGTAGAGTAACTCATGACATAGCAATAATTGTAGGCACATCGAGTCATCAAGTTTCCATTGAAATAGGATCCACCAATCCAGTATGTGTGGTAAAGTATGTCCATGAATTATTGGTCATGGCGGGTAAAGTATGTATCATATGGTTACCAGTCGATTTCAttttaatgaaaagaaattaagttgatggaatattttaaaaaaatatatatgaaggaAGATAATCATTAAGATTTGATTAAGGTTGGCGGGATATTATGTTTATAATTGTCTGGTTTGAATTATCATTAGAAGGAAGAATAAAGTTGTAAAGGTAGATGTTAAGAACAGCAATGAAAATGCAAGAGATTTGGGACACAGCCTTGCGCCATCACTTGCAACTGCAGcaacatctgcgctattactttTTACAAACAGCTTCAACCTGCTAATTAGGCTTGCTCTTGATTATGTTCCATTCTTCTCACCTTCATTTCAAGGATTTACACAAGCACTCACCTAAAAAACAGGTAGTATTAGATGGAAGAATAAAGGCAGATTCTAACAACAAcaatgaaaatgagagaaacaTCATGGTTTTGCTTGAaaatctcttttgttttctcttttcaatacaaaaacattaacaaacatctCAAAACACAAATCTACTTTCACCTTTATAGAACACCTTTTCAAACAAAAGCAccatctaaaaagcattaacaatcAAAGCCTAATTAACAATCAAGAGCAAGTATACTTTGCAGTAAGTACCTATGATGACATTATTAAGCTGGAGATACAGCAGCAACATCGATCCATGAAGGCCTCTTTGCATTGTAGTAGAAATGTGCAATCATTTGGACTAACTCATCTGCTGTCCGAAACTCTGCAAAGGCACATATAATATAGTATTATGGCCTGAAGGCCCTAAACAGAACTTCAACACATCCATTCTTCAGAAGCATCTGAGCAAAATCGTGCTTCTTAATATCATGAAGACCAGAAGTCATAATCTCACCTTTCTCCCTGTATAAGATCCTGTTTCCCcgtaaaaacaaaatttgtggGCACTCATTAGCTTTAAGGGCATATGCCAAATCTCTCTCAATATTGGTGTCTATCTTTACTGACTGTTATCAGGAAATTCCAGAGCATTCCCATCATCGAATACACATGGAAGcacattttgagaaaattcaATCAGATTGGTCACCAGAATATGTAGGAAAGAATACAAGTTAAAATactgaattttaaaattttagcaATCAGGGCCAAGAGAAGCAGTGTGTGGATTAGTTCAGTTGATATTAGTTTATAAGAGAAGCATTAGAAAATCTCATGCTCAAAAAGTCATTTTCTCCCAAATTCCTTcatttctcagcaaccaaatgAAGGGTCAACAAGATATGTGGCAACGCTTATCCACGGATCATAGAAAATGGAACAGATAGAACTTTAAGAAAAGAAGGGCAAATGAGAAGTTTGATATACCCGTGGAGGCAACCGATCTTTAGAACTCCTATACACCTTAAGCGCCTTTTCTAGCTCTTTCAAAGCCTTCCAGTTATCAGTTGCCCTGTGAACAGAAAGATAAATTGTGAACTATGACAATAATTAAATTGCAACAGtgaatttgtataaaatttgtttaaatcTACTACGTTCATTATTCTCATACACGCATATATAGTACTTTTCTACCAAATAAACAGTGATATACACCTTCCCACTTCATTATTTAAGTGTTTACTTCCTTGATCAACATGTTGCTTATCAAATAAAACCAACATTTCCCACCAGCTGTCTTTTGATAAAACCACAGAAAAGTGCCACATAGATGAACAGATGTTATAAGCATATACATATTGCGCTAAACCCAGAAAACCTTTCCCTTAACCAAATCCCTACCTCATTACACTATAACTAATGCTGCATTTAAAACGAGCAAACAGTCATATAGGACAATACAGGTATGCAATATGAAAGATAAATAGCACTGCTAGTTCAAGCATATAGCAAAAACCTTCACCAAAATTACCTGTTGTATcgttcaaaaacaaaaacaatgagTGGGCTTGGATGAAAAGCAAAGCTCTCCCACTCCAGACAATTGATCTCCATCACCCAGTTATCATCGACCTCTCCTTCCCAGTCAATCTCAACACCATCTTCCCCTACAACATTCTTGACCGGGTGCTGCTCAAAATACTCCGATGCTCTAATCCCCCACCCCACATCAGCATCAAGTGGCCAACTTGGACTTTCCTCCTCAACCAccatcttctttcttcttccattaCCACCAACACCATCCTCACTCTTGttttcatcatcatcttcttcttcactgctGTCAGCATCAATCTTGTCTTCATTAACTCTTTCCTTCAATATCTTTTCCTTATTCTCAAGTACTTCTGAATTCTGCTCTCTGATTGACGCAAATGTCTGTTCAAGTGAGTCACGCACAAAGTCCTCAACTGCAGCTGCTTCACTCCTACGACCACGCCTTGGCTTCCTTGGGATTGTTGTTGGGAAGATCCTAGTCTTACCAGGATTTTCATCATCATCCTTTTGGGGAGCTTCAGATTTCAGGTGGTGACTTCttttcttaggttttgcttTAGGGTTGGAGTTGGGTTCAGGGTCAGATGTCGAATCAGACTTCCTTGAAACACACAGAACTGGTTTTAGGACGCGGCTGCTCTGTACAGGAGAGGACAAGATGAAGCATGAACAAGAACAAGGCCTCGAAGTAGGATTTCGAAAAGAAAATGATGTAGAAGGGTGCAAAGTAAGGTCAATGTTTGCTGCACAAAAAGGAGAGAAGGATTTTGGCATGGTAGAAGCTTGAAGGAACAACATTTTCTCCATCCCCACCCCACTGAAGAAAAATTGGACAGAATTCAGCAATGGCAATCAAAACCAAATTGAGGTTAGGAAAGAGAATTACAGACCCagttatgaataaaaaaagattCAATTATTCATGTTTAACATGCTAGCTATTAGTTGGAAAGGAAAGGACAAGACCACCTTTCATACATTTATAATGGTCCAGACCTTCAAATATCAGTCTAAAGTATACATACATTCAAGTCTCCATCTTCGCCTGCTAATTACACACTTCTTTGGATTCCtatcaaaagtttaaataatcGACAAATACTAAGAAACAATCATCAATCTGATCTTCTAGATTCTCTAAGGTAATTCCACATTGGAATTCTTAAACtcctaaatattatttagtttatttgatTATTGACTTAGTTTCTGAGCATATTCCTGTTTTCTAATCCCCAAATTCACCAGCTAAAAGCAAAAGCCGCACCTCGAGCAACTTCCAACAGATGTATATAACTCAACATTATTTCCTCGGCCATTTCTAAATAGGAAAATTTAATATCCACAAAAGGCTATTGGAGGATTATAGAGCCAACCAATCAAAATCATGGCACTACCAACGCTTCAATTCTAATAGAAGGGAAAGCAGAACAAGAAGAACATACAAATTTTAACCACAGAAACAAGAAAAGTCACCTATATTGAATGATATTTTGGTAACCTTTATCAAATTTATACACAAacataatcaaaatatcaaaagtTTGCAACTGTAATCTCAACAAGAACTACCTAGAAGGCTAGAACTACCCAAAACCGGCCACTCACTCACTCATTCACACACAGACTGTGAGTGAGTGTGATTTGTGAAGTTATCTCTTTTCTACTACCCAGAagcatttttcccaaaaacaaaacaaaacaaaaatcagaaagTGCTAAATGAAATGCAATTTCGTTTGGCAGCTGAGAAAGAAGACGAAAGGAGAAAATTGAAAGAACCCAAATTTACTACATACCTATGATTCGCAAAGGCTGGTTCGGTTTTACAGaaaatacattaaattcttGAACATCGCAACGGAAACTTGGCGTAGTTCAGAAATGGGATTACGAGGGAGACGAGATTAACTTGCTGGCTGCTACAAAGTTCAGCTCGGAACGGATAAAAAAGTAACCAGGTGATACGACATCGTTTATAACTTTATACTGTCTCGGGTAACTTGGGAGCTTGTCTCAAGCTTGTTTGGGGTTGGAAATAGaggtttttaagtaaaaaaaaaaaaaaaaaaagtttttattttataaaaaatttgccaaaaatgcattttacccaTTTTTACCCCCTGCATGCTGAAACGGTCGCGGCTTGGTCAGCAGCTCAATTTATTCGGCACCTTCATGTGGAGCAGATCATTTTAGAAGGGGATTCCCTCGGGGTGGTCCAGAGTCTAAAAGAGGAAGGAAATAGTGGGCGATTAGTGGGATCAATGCTAGATGATATCAAAACATCTCTCAGTCATTGTCGAGCTTTGCAAGTCTGCCATGTCCACAGGGAGGCTAATTCGGCAGCAGACAGATTAGCTAAGCATGCCTTGCAGCTGAGGGAAGAGCACCAGTGGCGAAGGTCTACTCCTTTATGTATTCAAGATATTGTATTGGTTGAGAAACTCTGTTTAGTTGAATGAAATATTCGAATTccgcttttaaaaa
Protein-coding sequences here:
- the LOC132165836 gene encoding thioredoxin-like fold domain-containing protein MRL7, chloroplastic, with product MEKMLFLQASTMPKSFSPFCAANIDLTLHPSTSFSFRNPTSRPCSCSCFILSSPVQSSRVLKPVLCVSRKSDSTSDPEPNSNPKAKPKKRSHHLKSEAPQKDDDENPGKTRIFPTTIPRKPRRGRRSEAAAVEDFVRDSLEQTFASIREQNSEVLENKEKILKERVNEDKIDADSSEEEDDDENKSEDGVGGNGRRKKMVVEEESPSWPLDADVGWGIRASEYFEQHPVKNVVGEDGVEIDWEGEVDDNWVMEINCLEWESFAFHPSPLIVFVFERYNRATDNWKALKELEKALKVYRSSKDRLPPRSVKIDTNIERDLAYALKANECPQILFLRGNRILYREKEFRTADELVQMIAHFYYNAKRPSWIDVAAVSPA